In Pedobacter heparinus DSM 2366, the following are encoded in one genomic region:
- a CDS encoding Gfo/Idh/MocA family protein produces MKRKLRMGMVGGGKDAFIGAVHRIAANIDGQIELCCGALSVHPDVAKESGKMLFLPEDRTYLNFEEMIRKESQLPADQRIDFVTIVTPNFAHFAPAMMALEHGFNVVIEKPIALSLDEAKQLQQKVEETGLILCLTHTYSGYPMVKQARQMVKEGKLGVIRKVVVEYPQGWLSTLTEREGNAQAAWRTDPSKSGKSGCMGDIGTHAAQLAEYISGLKISKLCADLNIVVPGRALDDDGNVLLKFDNGANGILMASQIAAGEENALKIRIYGEKGGMEWHQMEPNTLLVKWLNEPAQVYRVGQAYMSDIAKHNTRVPGGHPEGYLEAFANIYRNFALTVAAKLEGSTPTEAMLDFPRVEDGVRGMAFIENVVASGQSDQKWFDFKI; encoded by the coding sequence ATGAAAAGAAAATTAAGAATGGGCATGGTTGGCGGCGGTAAAGATGCTTTCATCGGAGCCGTTCATCGCATTGCTGCAAACATTGACGGGCAAATAGAACTTTGCTGTGGTGCATTGAGTGTCCACCCTGATGTGGCTAAAGAATCAGGAAAAATGTTGTTTCTTCCGGAAGACCGCACGTATTTGAACTTCGAAGAAATGATCCGCAAGGAAAGTCAGCTTCCTGCTGATCAGCGGATTGATTTTGTAACAATAGTTACCCCTAATTTTGCCCATTTTGCACCCGCAATGATGGCATTGGAGCATGGCTTTAATGTGGTGATAGAAAAACCAATTGCCCTTTCGCTGGATGAAGCAAAACAATTGCAGCAGAAGGTGGAAGAAACCGGATTGATTTTATGCCTTACCCATACCTATTCTGGCTATCCTATGGTAAAACAAGCCAGGCAAATGGTAAAAGAAGGAAAATTAGGCGTCATCAGGAAAGTAGTGGTTGAATATCCTCAGGGCTGGTTGAGTACGCTGACCGAAAGGGAAGGCAATGCACAGGCGGCCTGGCGTACTGATCCTTCAAAAAGCGGAAAAAGTGGATGTATGGGCGACATTGGCACCCATGCGGCACAACTGGCCGAATATATTTCCGGCTTAAAGATCAGCAAGCTGTGTGCCGACCTGAACATTGTGGTTCCTGGAAGGGCCCTGGATGATGATGGCAACGTACTGCTGAAATTTGACAACGGCGCAAATGGTATTTTAATGGCTTCGCAAATTGCTGCCGGAGAAGAGAATGCTTTAAAAATAAGGATTTACGGCGAAAAAGGTGGCATGGAATGGCACCAGATGGAACCCAATACCCTGCTGGTAAAATGGCTGAATGAGCCTGCACAGGTTTACAGGGTTGGACAGGCATACATGTCTGACATTGCCAAACACAATACCCGTGTACCGGGTGGACATCCCGAAGGGTACCTGGAGGCCTTTGCCAACATTTACAGGAATTTTGCCTTAACTGTAGCTGCTAAACTTGAGGGCAGTACACCTACTGAGGCCATGCTGGATTTTCCAAGGGTTGAAGATGGGGTAAGAGGAATGGCTTTTATTGAAAACGTAGTGGCATCGGGCCAGTCTGACCAGAAATGGTTTGATTTTAAAATCTGA
- a CDS encoding sugar phosphate isomerase/epimerase family protein, translating into MKTIKGPGVFLAQFIGDEAPFNSLDAICEWAAGLGFKGIQMPTLDARFIDLQKAAESKTYADELKGRVAGHGLEITELSTHLQGQLVAVNPAYDLAFDAFAPDAYKNNPKARTEWAVQQLKYAAKASQNLGLNAHATFSGSLLWHMFHPWPQRPEGLVDAGFTELAKRWMPILNEFDACGVDVCYEIHPGEDLFDGITYEMFLEKVNNHPRACLLYDPSHFVLQQLDYIQYIDFYHERIKAFHVKDSEFNPTGRQGTFGGYQSWANRAGRYRSPGDGQVDFKTIFSKLAQYDYTGWAVMEWECCIKDAQVGAKEGAEFIRKNIIKVTDRAFDDFAASGGNDDFNKKILGL; encoded by the coding sequence ATGAAAACAATTAAAGGACCGGGTGTATTTTTAGCCCAGTTTATAGGAGACGAGGCCCCGTTTAATTCCTTAGATGCGATATGCGAATGGGCAGCAGGCCTGGGTTTTAAAGGCATACAGATGCCTACCCTGGATGCGAGGTTCATAGACCTGCAAAAAGCAGCGGAAAGTAAAACTTATGCCGATGAATTAAAAGGCAGGGTAGCTGGACACGGACTGGAGATCACAGAATTATCTACCCATTTACAGGGACAGCTGGTAGCGGTAAACCCGGCTTACGACCTTGCCTTTGATGCTTTTGCACCAGATGCTTACAAAAACAATCCAAAAGCAAGAACAGAATGGGCGGTACAGCAACTGAAATATGCGGCTAAGGCCTCTCAGAACCTTGGCTTAAATGCACATGCCACTTTTAGCGGTTCGCTGTTATGGCATATGTTCCATCCCTGGCCGCAACGCCCGGAAGGGTTGGTGGATGCCGGTTTTACAGAGCTGGCAAAAAGATGGATGCCCATCCTGAACGAATTTGATGCCTGTGGCGTAGATGTTTGTTATGAGATCCATCCGGGTGAGGACCTCTTTGATGGCATCACTTACGAGATGTTCCTGGAAAAGGTGAACAACCATCCCCGCGCCTGTTTGCTTTACGATCCTTCACATTTTGTATTGCAGCAGCTGGATTACATCCAGTACATAGATTTTTACCATGAGCGCATCAAAGCCTTCCATGTGAAGGATTCTGAATTTAACCCCACTGGTCGGCAGGGTACTTTTGGCGGCTACCAAAGCTGGGCCAACCGTGCCGGAAGGTACCGTTCGCCGGGTGATGGACAGGTTGATTTTAAGACCATCTTCAGCAAACTGGCGCAGTACGATTATACCGGTTGGGCGGTGATGGAATGGGAATGCTGCATCAAGGATGCGCAGGTAGGTGCAAAGGAAGGAGCAGAATTTATCCGCAAGAACATCATTAAGGTAACCGACAGGGCATTTGACGATTTTGCGGCTTCGGGCGGGAATGATGATTTTAACAAGAAGATCTTAGGCTTATAA
- a CDS encoding c-type cytochrome: MKKTLFILGCYVLAMTACASPEERAAALKQAETTKDTAGNGPATTASAADITAGEQLIAKNDCIGCHNKDNKIIGPAYVDIAAKYPLNEENVNHLVEKVISGGKGVWGEIPMTPHDALNKDDVKKMVTYILSVKK; the protein is encoded by the coding sequence ATGAAAAAAACACTATTTATCCTGGGCTGCTATGTACTCGCAATGACAGCTTGTGCAAGTCCGGAAGAAAGGGCCGCTGCCCTTAAACAAGCAGAAACTACTAAAGATACTGCCGGGAATGGGCCGGCAACTACTGCATCTGCGGCCGACATTACAGCGGGGGAACAATTGATTGCAAAGAATGACTGCATTGGCTGCCACAATAAAGACAATAAGATCATTGGCCCAGCCTATGTAGACATTGCGGCCAAATATCCTTTAAATGAAGAAAATGTGAACCACCTGGTAGAGAAAGTCATCAGTGGTGGTAAAGGGGTATGGGGCGAGATCCCGATGACACCTCACGACGCCTTAAATAAGGATGATGTAAAAAAAATGGTTACTTATATTTTATCGGTCAAAAAATAA
- a CDS encoding Gfo/Idh/MocA family protein — MEKSRRNFLKTSAVAASAFMIVPRHVLGGKGFLAPSDRLIVASIGAGGKGKADIAGIYKSGKADIAFLCDVHDSRAADSVKAFPKAKYYKDYRQMLDKEAKHFDAVSVSTPDHNHTIQALAAMQLGKHVYVQKPLTHDIYEARMLTSAADKYKVVTQMGNQGASNDGPRLMKEWYDAGLIGDVHTVYAWTDRPVWPQGIPWSANKAQVPADLAWNLWLGTAPYKDYVDKLVPFNWRGWWDYGTGALGDMGCHLLEAPFSILNLKYATEVQASVGSVYVDEFKRGYFPDSCPPSSHVTLKFPKTNKTQGDIVVHWMDGGIQPERPEELGANDVFGDGGNGTLFIGTKGKMMAGTYGRNPRLLPLSRNENLNVAQKFARVPDGENGHYKQWVDGCIAGYGKQELSSPFSIAGPLTESLLMANLAIRATDIQRKDAEGKIKYPGRNIKLLWDNANMRITNFDDVNQFVKREYRTGW, encoded by the coding sequence ATGGAAAAATCGAGACGTAATTTTCTAAAAACAAGCGCAGTAGCAGCTTCTGCATTTATGATTGTGCCCCGTCATGTACTGGGTGGCAAAGGCTTTTTAGCCCCAAGCGACAGGCTGATCGTTGCCAGTATAGGTGCCGGTGGCAAGGGCAAAGCAGATATTGCGGGAATTTATAAAAGTGGCAAGGCCGATATTGCTTTTCTTTGTGATGTGCACGACAGCAGGGCTGCCGATAGCGTAAAAGCTTTTCCTAAAGCAAAATATTATAAGGACTACCGTCAGATGCTGGATAAAGAAGCCAAACATTTTGATGCAGTCTCTGTTTCTACACCCGACCATAACCATACCATTCAGGCACTTGCTGCTATGCAGCTGGGCAAGCATGTATATGTGCAGAAACCACTGACCCATGACATTTATGAAGCGCGGATGCTGACTTCAGCTGCCGATAAATACAAAGTGGTAACCCAGATGGGTAACCAGGGCGCATCTAACGATGGCCCCAGGCTCATGAAAGAATGGTATGATGCCGGCCTGATTGGGGATGTACATACCGTTTACGCCTGGACGGACAGGCCGGTATGGCCACAGGGTATTCCCTGGTCGGCCAATAAAGCACAGGTACCTGCAGACCTGGCCTGGAACTTATGGCTGGGTACCGCACCCTATAAAGATTATGTAGACAAACTGGTACCTTTTAACTGGCGTGGCTGGTGGGATTACGGTACCGGTGCACTTGGCGATATGGGTTGCCACCTGCTAGAAGCCCCATTCAGTATACTGAACTTAAAATATGCAACCGAGGTTCAGGCCAGTGTGGGCTCTGTGTATGTAGATGAGTTTAAAAGAGGATATTTTCCAGACAGCTGCCCGCCATCCAGCCATGTAACCTTAAAATTCCCTAAAACCAATAAAACCCAGGGCGACATTGTGGTACATTGGATGGACGGTGGTATTCAGCCGGAAAGACCAGAGGAACTGGGTGCCAACGATGTGTTTGGCGATGGTGGCAACGGAACTTTGTTTATAGGCACTAAAGGTAAAATGATGGCCGGCACTTATGGCCGGAACCCCCGCTTATTGCCATTGAGCAGGAACGAAAATTTAAATGTGGCGCAAAAATTTGCCCGTGTACCGGATGGCGAGAATGGCCATTACAAACAATGGGTTGATGGCTGTATTGCTGGCTATGGCAAACAGGAACTGAGCTCGCCCTTTTCAATTGCCGGCCCGCTTACAGAATCACTGCTGATGGCAAACCTGGCCATCAGGGCTACAGACATACAGCGCAAAGATGCAGAAGGCAAAATTAAATATCCGGGCAGAAACATTAAGCTATTGTGGGACAATGCCAACATGAGGATCACCAATTTTGATGACGTAAACCAATTTGTAAAAAGAGAATACCGTACAGGATGGTAA
- a CDS encoding 3-keto-disaccharide hydrolase, giving the protein MKQYIFSAMILTLMGGSIANAQSGKKGFTKLFDGKTTKGWHTYGKTTTGSKWKVEDGTLHFTPAGDKSEGGDLVTNEEYSNFHLKLDWKVAPKANSGIIFYVHEDAAKYPQTYSTGLEMQVLDNDGHPDGKITKHRAGDLYDLVKSSSEPVKPVGEWNTAEIISKNGKLEQYLNGVKVVSTTLWDENWKNLVAGSKFAKWENWGTFKSGKIALQDHGNEVWYRNIMIKKL; this is encoded by the coding sequence ATGAAACAATATATTTTTTCGGCCATGATACTTACCCTGATGGGCGGTAGTATTGCAAACGCCCAGTCGGGCAAAAAAGGATTTACTAAATTATTTGATGGCAAAACCACCAAAGGCTGGCATACTTACGGTAAAACCACTACCGGATCAAAATGGAAAGTTGAAGATGGCACCCTTCATTTTACACCTGCGGGAGATAAAAGTGAGGGTGGCGACCTGGTAACAAACGAGGAATACAGCAATTTCCACTTAAAACTCGACTGGAAGGTTGCCCCTAAAGCCAATAGCGGTATCATTTTTTATGTACATGAGGATGCAGCAAAATATCCGCAAACCTATAGTACGGGGCTGGAAATGCAGGTGCTGGACAATGATGGCCATCCTGATGGCAAGATCACCAAACATCGTGCAGGCGACCTGTATGATCTGGTAAAAAGCAGCTCAGAACCGGTTAAACCTGTGGGCGAATGGAATACTGCCGAGATCATTTCTAAAAATGGCAAGCTGGAACAATACCTGAATGGCGTAAAAGTGGTATCTACCACGCTTTGGGATGAGAACTGGAAAAACCTGGTTGCAGGAAGTAAATTTGCCAAATGGGAAAACTGGGGTACTTTTAAATCTGGTAAAATTGCTTTGCAGGATCATGGCAATGAGGTATGGTACCGCAACATCATGATTAAAAAGCTGTAA
- a CDS encoding nucleoside permease: MNLNNRIKLSTMMFLEFFIWGSWFVTMGTYLGKNLLSDGVQIGSAYSTQSLGAIIAPFIIGLIADRFFAAQKILGVLHLAGGALLWFASTSLNFESFFPFILGYMIAYMPTLALVNSISFKQMKDPEKEFPSIRVFGTIGWIVAGIIIGWLNWEQSGNLVLTFKMAAVASIVLGLLSFALPHTPPAKKGEKTSLGDILGLDALKLLKNKSFLIFFIASIAICIPLAFYYNFTNPFLNEIGVKAAAGVQVLGQASETLFMLLMPLFFIRLGVKKMLAIGMIAWVARYLFFAFGNADANYWMLIGGIVLHGICYDFFFVTGQIYTDRLAGERFKSAAQGFITLATYGVGMLIGSIISGMVVDKYVVDGSHLWKEIWMIPAAISAAVAIMFLLFFSDKKKVEA; the protein is encoded by the coding sequence ATGAATTTAAACAACCGCATTAAATTATCCACCATGATGTTCCTGGAGTTTTTCATCTGGGGCTCCTGGTTTGTGACCATGGGTACTTACCTGGGCAAAAACCTGTTGTCAGATGGTGTACAAATTGGCTCTGCCTATAGTACCCAGTCGCTGGGCGCTATCATTGCCCCATTTATTATTGGCTTAATTGCCGACAGGTTTTTTGCGGCACAAAAAATACTCGGGGTTTTACACCTGGCTGGTGGCGCACTGCTTTGGTTTGCTTCTACCTCACTAAATTTCGAAAGCTTTTTCCCTTTCATTTTAGGTTATATGATTGCTTATATGCCTACGCTGGCACTGGTCAATTCCATTTCCTTTAAGCAAATGAAAGATCCGGAAAAAGAATTTCCTTCTATCCGTGTGTTTGGAACCATTGGCTGGATTGTAGCCGGGATCATCATTGGCTGGTTAAACTGGGAACAATCAGGAAACCTGGTGCTTACCTTTAAAATGGCAGCTGTAGCCTCAATAGTCCTGGGCTTGCTGAGTTTTGCACTTCCACATACACCTCCGGCAAAAAAAGGAGAAAAAACGAGTTTAGGGGATATTCTTGGCCTGGATGCACTAAAACTGCTTAAAAACAAGTCTTTCCTGATCTTCTTTATTGCCTCCATTGCGATCTGTATTCCACTGGCCTTCTATTATAATTTTACCAATCCCTTCCTGAACGAAATTGGGGTAAAAGCTGCCGCCGGGGTCCAGGTATTGGGCCAGGCCTCAGAAACCTTGTTTATGTTGCTGATGCCATTGTTCTTTATCCGCCTGGGCGTTAAAAAGATGCTGGCCATCGGAATGATCGCCTGGGTAGCCAGGTATTTGTTTTTTGCGTTTGGCAATGCCGATGCAAATTACTGGATGCTGATTGGCGGTATTGTACTACACGGCATCTGTTACGATTTCTTTTTTGTTACCGGTCAGATTTATACGGACAGGCTTGCCGGAGAGCGGTTTAAAAGTGCTGCACAGGGTTTCATTACATTGGCAACTTATGGTGTAGGTATGCTGATCGGCTCTATTATTTCTGGCATGGTAGTAGATAAATATGTAGTAGATGGCAGCCATTTATGGAAAGAAATATGGATGATACCTGCAGCTATTTCTGCAGCAGTAGCCATTATGTTCCTCTTATTCTTTAGTGACAAAAAGAAGGTTGAGGCTTAA
- a CDS encoding hydroxypyruvate isomerase family protein, which translates to MNKDLSRRTALKNIVAGTAALGVSAAIPAFAAASQQSTMLKGNVNHAVCRWCFSKMDLDSLCIEAKKIGIKAIDLVGPKDWPTLKKHGLYSSMCNGAEINLVDGWNDPQFHPTLIKNYSEMIPKVAEADYTQLICFSGSRRGKDDETGWKNCVDGLKQVLPLAEKHGVVLVMELLNSKVNHKDYQCDHTEWGVELCKRLGSENFKLLYDIYHMQIDEGNVISNIQTYHPYISHYHTAGVPGRNEIDDTQELYYPAIVKAIVATGFKGYLAQEFIPKYADKIKSLRDAVNICDV; encoded by the coding sequence ATGAACAAAGATTTAAGCAGAAGAACTGCATTGAAAAACATTGTTGCCGGAACTGCTGCTTTAGGCGTTTCGGCAGCAATACCCGCTTTTGCTGCAGCATCACAACAATCCACTATGTTAAAAGGAAATGTAAACCACGCTGTGTGCCGCTGGTGTTTTAGCAAGATGGACCTGGACAGCCTGTGTATTGAAGCCAAAAAGATTGGCATTAAAGCCATTGATCTGGTAGGGCCTAAAGACTGGCCTACACTTAAAAAACATGGCCTGTACTCATCTATGTGCAACGGCGCCGAGATTAACCTGGTAGACGGGTGGAACGACCCGCAATTTCACCCTACATTGATCAAAAACTATTCGGAAATGATTCCTAAAGTGGCAGAAGCCGATTATACCCAGCTCATCTGTTTTAGTGGGAGCCGTCGCGGTAAAGATGACGAAACAGGATGGAAAAACTGTGTAGATGGTCTGAAACAGGTATTACCACTGGCAGAAAAACATGGTGTGGTACTGGTTATGGAACTGCTGAACAGTAAGGTTAACCATAAAGATTACCAGTGCGACCATACAGAATGGGGTGTTGAACTGTGCAAAAGACTAGGTTCTGAAAATTTTAAACTGCTATACGACATTTACCACATGCAGATTGATGAGGGCAATGTCATCAGCAATATACAAACCTATCACCCTTACATTTCGCATTATCATACTGCCGGTGTACCTGGAAGGAATGAGATTGACGATACCCAGGAACTGTATTACCCCGCCATTGTTAAAGCGATTGTGGCTACGGGCTTTAAAGGCTACCTGGCACAGGAATTTATTCCTAAATATGCAGATAAGATCAAATCATTAAGAGACGCCGTAAATATATGCGACGTATAA
- a CDS encoding sugar phosphate isomerase/epimerase family protein: MNSRRTFIKHAGLAAAGAVLLPSFACSGAAAEQKVGLQLYTLREQIPHDVKGVIEKIAQAGYKEVETFGYSANAGYWGQDPKSFKDLLKANGLTSPSGHFVIDDFITSGNKELLKPLIEGAAAINNQYFTVAHIAEPIRKTLDDYKKITARLNEAAELVAQSGLKLAYHNHAFEFDKHEGGSTGYEIMLNGTDKNLIRFEMDLYWVVRSGNDPVALFNKYPGRFVMWHVKDMDKANHAINTEVGTGTIDFKNIYKHAKQAGLEHLIVEQENFSKDPYVSIKQSFDYVNQKLI, from the coding sequence ATGAATTCGAGAAGAACTTTTATTAAACATGCGGGCCTGGCAGCAGCAGGGGCGGTACTCCTGCCCTCTTTTGCCTGCAGCGGAGCTGCTGCGGAACAAAAAGTCGGGCTCCAGTTGTACACCCTAAGGGAGCAGATCCCCCATGATGTAAAGGGTGTAATTGAAAAAATTGCCCAGGCTGGCTACAAAGAGGTTGAAACCTTTGGTTATTCGGCAAATGCTGGCTATTGGGGCCAGGATCCCAAATCCTTTAAAGACCTGCTTAAAGCCAATGGATTAACCAGTCCGAGCGGGCATTTTGTGATTGACGATTTCATCACCTCTGGCAATAAGGAATTGTTAAAGCCACTTATAGAAGGTGCGGCCGCCATCAACAACCAGTATTTTACTGTCGCCCATATCGCCGAGCCGATCAGAAAAACGCTGGATGATTACAAAAAAATTACTGCACGTCTGAACGAGGCCGCAGAGCTGGTGGCACAATCGGGCTTAAAACTGGCTTACCATAACCATGCATTTGAGTTCGATAAGCACGAAGGGGGAAGTACTGGATACGAGATCATGCTGAACGGAACCGATAAAAACCTGATCAGGTTTGAAATGGACCTGTACTGGGTGGTACGTTCGGGGAATGATCCTGTTGCGTTGTTTAACAAATATCCCGGCCGTTTTGTGATGTGGCATGTGAAAGATATGGACAAAGCCAATCATGCCATCAATACCGAAGTAGGTACCGGTACAATTGATTTCAAAAACATTTATAAGCATGCCAAGCAGGCCGGACTGGAGCACCTGATCGTTGAACAGGAAAACTTCTCCAAGGACCCTTATGTCAGCATCAAGCAAAGCTTTGATTATGTAAACCAGAAACTGATTTAG
- a CDS encoding aspartate-semialdehyde dehydrogenase gives MKIAVVGATGLVGTVMLKVLEERNFPLTELIPVASEKSVGKQITFKGKQYAVVNMDTAISMRPDIALFSAGGSTSLAEAPRFAAVGTTVIDNSSAWRMDPSKKLIVPEVNANVLSADDKIIANPNCSTIQMVVALKPLHDKYKIKRVVVSTYQSVTGTGVKAVDQLMNERKGITDGPMAYAYPIDLNVIPQIDVFQDNGYTKEEMKMILETQKIMGDNSIRVTATTVRIPVMGGHSESVNIEFEHDFDVAEVKDLLANTEGVILVDDPANLKYPMPKDAHEKDEVFVGRIRRDESLPNTLNMWIVADNLRKGAATNAVQIAEYLVKEELI, from the coding sequence ATGAAAATTGCAGTAGTTGGTGCTACCGGTCTGGTAGGCACCGTAATGTTAAAAGTATTAGAAGAGCGTAACTTCCCGTTAACTGAATTGATCCCTGTAGCTTCTGAAAAGAGCGTTGGTAAGCAAATCACGTTCAAGGGTAAGCAGTACGCTGTTGTAAACATGGATACTGCGATTTCGATGAGACCTGATATTGCGTTGTTTTCTGCAGGTGGCAGCACTTCATTGGCTGAAGCCCCTCGTTTTGCTGCGGTAGGTACTACAGTGATCGACAATTCATCTGCATGGCGCATGGATCCGTCGAAAAAGCTGATCGTACCTGAAGTAAATGCCAATGTTTTGTCGGCCGACGACAAGATCATTGCCAATCCTAACTGTTCAACTATCCAAATGGTAGTGGCCTTAAAGCCACTTCATGATAAATATAAGATCAAACGCGTAGTCGTTTCTACCTACCAATCCGTTACCGGAACAGGTGTTAAAGCTGTTGACCAGCTGATGAACGAGCGTAAAGGTATTACAGATGGCCCTATGGCTTATGCCTATCCTATTGATTTAAACGTAATCCCTCAGATTGATGTTTTCCAGGATAACGGCTATACCAAAGAGGAAATGAAAATGATCCTGGAAACCCAGAAAATTATGGGCGATAACAGCATCAGGGTTACGGCAACTACAGTACGTATCCCGGTAATGGGAGGGCACTCTGAATCGGTAAACATAGAGTTTGAGCATGATTTTGATGTTGCTGAAGTAAAAGACCTGCTGGCCAATACTGAAGGGGTGATTTTGGTAGACGACCCGGCAAACCTGAAATACCCGATGCCTAAAGATGCACATGAGAAAGATGAAGTATTTGTAGGCAGGATAAGAAGGGATGAATCGTTACCAAATACATTGAATATGTGGATTGTAGCAGATAACCTGCGTAAAGGTGCTGCAACAAATGCTGTTCAGATTGCGGAATACCTGGTAAAAGAAGAACTGATATAA
- the dacB gene encoding D-alanyl-D-alanine carboxypeptidase/D-alanyl-D-alanine endopeptidase, translating into MFKTPLSLLLLLISSITWAQTPVQKLERAFNDFLANPQTRYASTSLLVLDANTGKTLFGRNENIGLATASTLKTITAATAFNILGKDFQFQTTLGYTGQLTPDGTLKGNLVITGSGDPTLGSARYQNKEKAVLDQWVNAISAAGIKRIEGMVIGDDRIFGTQTTPEGWTWQDIGNYYGAGTSGLAWRENQFDIHLQPGQGINTAVKLLRTVPEMPYLKLVNELKTGASGTGDNAYAFLPPYSNIGYLRGSWGMGIGKNGISAALPDPAFDCAYRLQDTLKRLGISTAKPATSTRMMALNGEELPGITKNLSSISSPPLSEIVFWFLKKSINLYGETLLKTLALKSGKMAKTTEGAKAEINFWADKGIDRNALNIIDGSGLSPANRVTAAAMGSILFMAQTASWFSDYYKAFPEYNGMKIKSGTINDVSAFAGYYTNGAGNKYIIVININNYSGSGINRKLFKVLDALK; encoded by the coding sequence ATGTTTAAAACACCACTAAGCCTGTTATTGCTGCTGATCAGCAGTATTACCTGGGCCCAGACACCGGTTCAAAAGCTGGAAAGGGCCTTTAATGATTTTCTGGCCAATCCTCAGACCAGGTATGCCTCAACTTCCCTGCTGGTGCTGGATGCCAATACAGGAAAAACCTTATTTGGCAGAAATGAAAATATTGGCCTGGCCACGGCCTCTACCTTAAAAACCATTACTGCAGCAACCGCATTCAATATCCTTGGAAAAGATTTTCAGTTTCAGACCACACTGGGTTACACAGGGCAGCTGACTCCCGACGGTACGTTAAAGGGGAACCTGGTGATTACAGGAAGTGGAGATCCGACCCTGGGTTCGGCCCGTTATCAGAACAAAGAAAAGGCGGTGCTAGACCAATGGGTGAATGCCATTAGTGCAGCAGGTATAAAGCGGATTGAAGGAATGGTGATTGGTGATGACCGTATTTTTGGAACACAGACCACTCCTGAAGGCTGGACCTGGCAGGACATTGGCAATTATTATGGTGCCGGAACTTCCGGACTGGCCTGGCGTGAAAATCAGTTTGACATTCATCTGCAGCCCGGACAGGGTATAAATACAGCGGTAAAGCTTTTACGTACTGTTCCGGAAATGCCTTATTTAAAGCTGGTGAACGAGCTCAAAACGGGGGCTTCAGGTACTGGCGACAATGCTTATGCTTTTCTGCCGCCTTACAGCAATATTGGTTATCTGAGAGGTAGCTGGGGCATGGGGATCGGTAAAAATGGGATCTCTGCGGCGCTTCCCGACCCGGCCTTCGACTGCGCCTACCGTTTACAGGATACCCTGAAAAGATTGGGGATCAGTACAGCAAAACCTGCAACAAGTACACGTATGATGGCGCTAAACGGTGAAGAACTACCGGGAATTACAAAGAACTTAAGCAGCATCAGCTCTCCACCCTTAAGTGAAATTGTATTCTGGTTCCTGAAGAAAAGCATCAACCTGTATGGAGAAACACTATTGAAAACACTGGCATTAAAATCAGGAAAAATGGCTAAAACTACTGAAGGGGCTAAGGCTGAAATTAACTTCTGGGCAGATAAGGGCATCGACAGAAATGCGCTGAACATCATCGATGGCAGTGGCCTGTCTCCTGCAAACCGTGTAACCGCCGCAGCTATGGGCAGCATTTTATTTATGGCCCAGACGGCCTCCTGGTTTAGCGATTACTACAAGGCCTTTCCGGAATATAACGGAATGAAAATTAAAAGCGGCACCATTAACGATGTATCAGCCTTTGCAGGCTATTATACAAATGGGGCCGGCAATAAATACATCATTGTCATCAATATCAACAATTATTCAGGGTCGGGCATCAACCGTAAACTCTTTAAAGTATTGGATGCTTTAAAGTAA